In the genome of Campylobacter helveticus, the window TTGCTGCTTCAAACAAAGCCTTAGAATATCTTTGAGTGTATCGACCTGTTTCTTTTGACATTTTTTCAAAAATGATTTTATTACTTCCCTTTTCTACTTTTAAAATTAAAGCATTTTGCAAAATGATCTCATAAGTTTCACTCATCTTTTATCCTTTCTTATCCTAAATATAAACCATCTTCTATGATGATAGTCGTGGCTAGTCTGCCTATGGCTTTGGTAGGAATCGTTGGTTCATCTTTTGAATCTGTTTTATTGTTTGTTTTATTAAGAGTATCGCTAGCTATATTTTTTTCAGCTTTTTCTCCCTCATTCTTTTCTTTGACATACACGGCTTTAAGATTATTTTGTCCTATGATATCTAAAGCCTTAATTAGTTTTCTAGCTTTTCTTTTATCAAATAGATATTGACCTTCTATGAGAGTATTGGTAAAATAATGATTTGCATAGTCTTCAAGGATGGCTAAGGCTTCATTGTATAAACGAATAGGAGCCGCTCTATCATCTTTAAATTTATTTCTTCTTTCTCTTCTTCTAAATTCTTTATACAAAGCACTCGTTGTTTCAAGCTGATAAATCGTGCAATGATGAATTTCTATGTTTTTATAAGCTTTGCTAAAAAATTCCTTATCGCTAATAAAATCTTTAGGCTCTTTCATCTCATCTTTAGAACTCACACCCCTTTTTTCATCGATGATGAGATAGGATAAGAGTCTTCTTAGGGCGAATTCTTGATTTTCTCTTGAGTGCTCGTAGTAAAGATTATACATTAGGCTTAGGTGCGAGACAAAAACTCCCGTGCGAAGCTCTAAACCATAAATGATATCTTTAAAATCAAAACTCATCATTTTAGAATTAATCCTCATGGGATAATACACGAAATCTTCCTTTTCCACTGCCAAAGGTGCGTCGTATTTAAAGGTGTAAAATTTATGAATGGCTAATTTATGGCTTCTTTTTATCGCTTCGTAATGACTTGGAAAGATGGACTCTAAAATGAGATCTAAACCAGCTGAAGTTATAGCTTCTGCGAGGTTGGCTCTAAATTGTGCGATTATTTTTGTTTTATGAAAGCTTTTTGCTTTGGCAAGTGTACTTTGAAGTTGGATATATCCTATCCCAGCTCTTTGGTGATTGGTTGTATCATTATGATAAAAGAACATATTTTTAAGTAGTCTTACATCATCTTTCGTAAGTTTTTCTCCACCTATCTTAATCTCATTTTTTGCGTATAGCTCATTTATGAGTTTTGCTTTAGCTAAGTTTGGTGAAATTTTTTCTAATGTTGCTATGCTATCTAGCTTGTTTGTGATAAGAGCTTGTTTTTTTTCAAAAATTTCCTTTTGTTTTTGAGTGTGAATCAAATCAGCCTTTAAGAAAAATTGACTATATTTTTTAAGCTTTTCTTTATCTTTTAAAACTTCATCATCTATGCTAATTTTTACAAAGGTTTTATCAGGCTGTATTTTTTGCTTGGCAAGATGAAAAAAGCCAAGTTCATTTAAAAAAACTTCATCAAGTCCTTGAGTGAGCAAGGTAGTGAAGATTTTAAAGGCGTGTTCATAGTTTTTAAGTTCATTATCGATAAAGAAATTCATAAAAGGAAAGGCAGAAGCTAGGACTTTAAAGAAAGAAATTTTAAGAAGTTCTTCTAAATTTTTATCTTGCAATTGTTTGATTTGCTCCTCTAAATTTTCATAGTCTAGTTTCTTAAATTTTGTTTCAAAATCCCCATTTTCTTCAAAAAGGGAAAAAGACTCCAAAGGCTGGTTTAAATCTTTTTTTAATCTCTCACAAAGGCTTTGACTGGTAGAAGTTGTGCCTTGAAGAAAAGAATTTAAAAGCTTTTGTATAAAAATATCACTTTTTTCTTTGGTGTGAGTCAGAGTAAAGTTATATAAATAGATACAAAATTTAGCATTATCATACTCTATGTGTTGATATAGCTCCCAATCTATAATGTTTTCGGGTTTTATGGATTGATTATCTCTTTGTTCTTCGCTCAATGGATAATCTTTACATTCTAAATTTTCTTGATTGAAATCGATTTTATGATTGACATTATAGCCCAAACTCATTTGTAAATTGACACTTGGAAATTTTTGGGCGATATGATATAAAGCATAAGCTATAATGAAGCATTCTAAGATACTATAAGTTGTTGATCTTGCTTTTGCTTTTGGTTGGTGTATATTTTCAAAGAGAAATGTTTCAATCAAACTAAGATATTCTTTAATAGCTTCTTTTTCATTAAGTATAATATCTTCTTTGTCTTTAGCTTGTTTAAAATGGCTTGAGATATAAGGTAGGGAAAATTCTTTGTTTGAAAATTCATCACAAATATCTCTTTCTTTATCCCGATATAAATCAAGTATCGTTTTATACTCAGGATATCCGTAAGCATCTGGCGTTGTTTTAAAAAAATCAGCCCTTCGTGCTAAATCTAATAATTCTTCGCGTTCATTTTCAAATTCCTCAATTTCTTCTTTCTCTTTTTCATATTCTTTTTTTGCTATTTTTTGAAATAAAGAAAGCTGTAAAACATAAGGCTTATCGTCTTCATCTTCTACATTTATCTTAAAATTACTATAATCTCTAACGCTATTATAAGTGCTTTGATTTGGATTAAAATTAAAAGATGGTTCTTTTTTTCTGTATTGATCTATGATTTTATTACCAACAATTTGATTTGTTAAAAGCTCTGTAAGCTTGGCGTTATATTTGTTTGGGAAATTTGTAATTAAAAGATAATTTTTCCCCATGCTGCTTGCTGTTTTGTTTTCTTTATTTGAAAAAATCTCAGCAAGGTCAGAGGAGTTAAAATGAGGGCTTTCTATATAGGCAAAATGATTAAATTTCTTAACTTGTTCTTCGGCGTAATTTTTAAGGCTTTTTTGCTCTTCGTAATTTAATTTAAACTTTGAATTTAGCTTAAAGCTTTGCTTTTTTTCTTCTTTTGCTTCCCCTGAATTGGTTTTGTCTTGGACTTGCTGAAAGAATTGATCTGTATCAAAATTCATATCACAATTTGCTTCATAGGCTAAATTTAAAGATAGAAAATGTAAATTTTCACTCATACCCAAAGTAAAACAAGATAAATCAAGTAGATGTTTTTTATCATTTTTTTCTACGATTAAAGCAGAGCTTAAAAGTTTGGTGTTGATATGATTTGCAAACATACCAAATTCACCTGCTAAAAACTCAAGCAGAGGTCCTATGAATACATCGTTGCCTTTTTGTTCTATTTGTTTAAGGCTTAAGGCTAAACTTATAATAGAAAAGCCGACGGATATGCTCACAAAACCTCCCATGATGGCACTTGTGATCATTTTGTGTTTTTCATCATCTAAACTTTTGCCAAATTTGTTGATTTGTTCTAAAAGTCCTTTAAAATTTTGCTCCAAGCTCTCTTCAAGTTCGTTTTTAATAAGTGTGTCAAAAAGTTTATTTTCTCGTATGGCTCGAATTTCTTTTTTAATGGAGTTTTTGTGTTCTTGCAATATTTGTATTAATGGCTCTTTTGCATTTTGTGCTTTTAAGTCTTTGCTTGTAAGATTTTCATCGCTAAGAGCTTTTAAAAGATCACTGATCGTTTGTATGTCTTTCGTATCCTTGAAATGCTTTTGCAAAGCTGATAAAAAATTGATAAAGATATTATTAGGCTTGTAAGTTATAATTTTAATGCCCCTAATGCCATTTGCCTCACTTTCTTTTATGGGTTCAGCTTTTGGAGTTTCAAGGATATAGCCCATCTTATCTTTTTGCAAATCTTTTATATCCATTTCTTCGCTGATAACCCCAAGCGTATGGATATAAATTTGGACATTGGAATTTGCGCGTAGGATTGTAAAAAAATTCTCTATAAGTTCTTCAAAAAGAGATTTTTTAAAAGAATTAAAAATTTCATCTTTATTTTTTAAAAGCTTATGCAAGATATAAAAATCAGCACAAATAAAATCAATCCTTTGGGGTTTCTCACTGCCATTAAGCCCTAGCATATCATTTATTTTCACCCTAAGCATTATCATATCACCAATCAACATCAAATCCTCCATTCACCACTACAATCTCACTAACTCTTTTCTTTTCTTTTTCATCTTCTTTACGGATACATTCATCTATCCCTAAAGCAAATTCAAATTTTATCTTTTTTGCCTTATAAGGAGTCATAAAAGCAAAAATATATTCAGTATAATTTGGCATTTTATCTTTAACTTCTTCTTGACTTAGTTTTAAAGCTTTGATATTTGTATAAGAATGAAGTTGCTTAAATTCTCCTATCCCATAGTCTTTATCCTTATAGTTTTCATAGGCTTCTTTGTAAATTTTAGGAATGCTTTGAGGGATTATAAAATAAATATAAATCAGATTAGTATCAATTTTAAGTTTGATTTGTTTAAAAAGCATCTCTTTTTTAAATTCATTCTTTAGACTTTCTAAGAGGGTTAGAGTGTTTTGTGAATTTTCTTGTTCTTTGTCTTTGATTTCTAAGATTTCTTTTTCTAAATTGAGTTGTGTTAAAGGTTCATTTTCTTGTCTTGGATTATCATTTAAACTAAACCTATAGATGGGTAAATTATCTTTTTGAAATCTATCACTTTTATAATGCAATCTTATCATAGGCTCTTGAAGTTTTGTTAAGCTTTTGCTTTGTTGTTCTAATCCCTCTAAAGGATTAAAACTATGATCAAAAATAAATTGATTGAGCTTAGGCACACACTTTAAAGCAAAGCCTTGATTTGTGATTGAATTACTCACTAATTCTTGCAAGATAACAAATTCATCATTAACTTTCTTTTGAGATAAAGAACCTTTAACATTGACAACACGAGTGCAAGGAACACTCACCCCTGCTATGGTATGAGAACAGCCTTGTATCTTTGAATTTAAATAATCACTTTCCAAGATTAAAGGCACTCCATTTGATTTAAAGCTTTTTCCTTTGTTTGATTTAAGGATTACCTTACCTCCGTGAGGACATCTAATCACATCATCTTCAAGCACAGCATATAAAGAAGCTTTGCTTTGTTTGGCTTTTATTTCTAGTGCTTTGTTTTGATTTAAGGTTAATCTTGTTTGTTCTAGTGTTTTGATGTTTTCTTTATGGGTGAGTTTAAGTTTAATCTTTAAGCTTTCATTACTAAGAGAGTAGTTTAAAAGTGTTAAGGTAAGGTTATGAAGATAAATAGTGAGTTTTCCCTTATCAAGTGTTTCATCTTTAGGGGCAAAGTAATAACTTGGTTGTTCTTGTTTAATGTTTCCTTCTTTGTCTAATTCTCCAAAGAAGAAAGGATGGTTGGGGAGTTCTTGGGAGCCTTGGAGCTTTACTCCACATAGGTATATGGAAGAATTGATAATATCAATATTTTTAGCCCTTAAAATCTTACAATCAATCACTTCTTTATCATAAGCAAAGATTGTTTCTTTTATTTTCTTAAGAGACATAAACTTTCCCCAGATGCTTAGTCATTTTATGATAACTAGAACTCCAGTATTTCTCACTTCTTTTTCCTGCTAAAACATTAAAATAAAATTCATTTCTATCTTTTTGATATTCTTGTGAAATATTGCCATAATTATATTTATGATAAAGTATTCTTGAAATCATTTCATCTTTTAGTTTAAAGATGAAAGGGTAAAATTTGCAAACACTAAAATTATAATGCTTTTGACTTAAATCTAATTCTTGTATAATGATAGCTTCATAATTGTTACTTGCTTTTAAAAGTTTGATTTGCCCATCTTTTTTATCAAAATAAATGAATTTAAAATCACCTTTTAAATTTTCATAATTTGTATTTGTCTCTTTTAATCTTTGAATCAGCTTGTCAAGGAGTTTATCAAGGGTAGAATAGATATTTTCTAATTTCATTTTTTTAGTATGAACTAGTTTAAAGATTTGATAAAGTATTTCATCTTTTGTTTGACATACTGCCTTGAGTTTTTGCTCTAAAGCTTTATCATCAATATAGCAAATATAATCATTATTCATCATAGTTCTAGCCCAATCCCTAAAAGCTTTTGCGCCCTTAATGCTTTTAAGATTATCGTCAATGTTTTGGAATTTAAAGAAGGTGGAGTGAATGAGTTTTATGGTGGGGAAAAGCTCTTTTAAATCATCTAATATAGGAGCATTGGGTATCCATTCTTGAGTATAAATGACCTCTATGCCGATAAAATCTAGTTTATTTAAAACCCAAGTGGTGCAGTTGTGAAAGGGAAATTTATTAAGAGGATAAGAGTTATAATACAAATTCTCTTTCAATGTCTCTAAACTTACCATTTGACTATCATCTTGCGTTAAATTAGGATTCCTATCTTTTGTTTTTTCTATATCTTTTTTAATTTCATTTAATAAGGTTTCATATTGTTCTTTTGAAATTTCTAGGGTAAGGCGGTTGTATTGTTGAAAAACATTAACACTTCTTAACTCATACTCATATTGTTCTCTTTTTTCACTCCAATTTGGAATATATTGATTATTCTCAAAAACTTTGCCCCAATGGTTAGTAGTAGATTTTACGGGTGTAAAACCATAAAAACCATCATTAAATTCATTTGTTTCTAAACTTTCATACCATTTTTGATCTATCTTACCCCATTCTTTGTTTTTAAGATATTCTTGTCTTAATTGTTCATCTACTTTATCAAGTTCATCGGGATGCTTTCTTGTAAGTCCTAAGAAGGCGTGAGGAATGCTAAAATCCATAGGGTCAATATAAATGGTTACGAAGTATGGCATAAATTTTTCCTTATAAATGGTTGAAAAAATAATATCCAAATGCCGCATAACATATCATAAAAATTAACGATAAAAATAAACTTAATTTGTGTATTTTATAAAAGAAATTGATAATAAGAAATAAAACGATGCTTAAGGAAAAAAAACCAACAATTAAAATTGCTATATCATTAATAGTGTGAGTATTAATATTAAAAATCCATTGTGTGGGGTATAATAACCATTGTGTGGGGTATAATAACCATTGTGTGGGGTATAATAACCATTGTAAATTATCATTTTTTATTAGGTAAGAATATATAAATGGTGATATAATTACAACACATAAACACAAAAAACAATCCAATATAAACTTAGTCCATTGAAATTTTTCTTTCATAATAATACTCCCATAATTGACTATCCATAAATACTAGGAGCATTAAAGGTATAAACTTCGCTAGGACTAAAAGATAATTTATCTTTATGTTTTTTATCACAATAAATAAAAGCCATTTGGGCTAAATATCCTCCTAAGGAGTGTCCTACAAATACAATGTTTTTGTTTTCATTTTTGATTATTTTATCCACTTGTTTTAAGAAGTCTAAAAGGGCGGAAGATTGAAGGTTTCCATCAAGAGAAAGGGCTATGTCTTGAACTAAATCCATTAAAATCTCTTCTATTTCATCGATATCGGTTTCGGTCCCCCTAAATCCCACCACAAATTTATCTTTCTCTTTATCGTAAAATAGTGTAGCAGAAAAACCTGTATCATTATCTTGAGTAAAGGCTAATACTTCATAACGATTTACAAATTCATTAGCATTATCTTCATCAAAACTAATATTATAAGCATCAAACACAAGCATAGAGCTTTGGGTTAAGGCTTGGAAGTATGTAGGTAAAAATTGCTTCTTGCTAATTCTTTGTTTGGACATTTCACTGTCAACATATCCAAAACCTTCTTTCCCAAACATCCCATCGTTTAAACCTGTAGAATAGCTAGCCCAGCAAATTCTGGCATATTTATAAAGTTTCATATATTTGGCTTGTTTTTCACACATTAATAGTCTCTTTCTTTTATTTTTTTCTTATATTCATCAATGCCATCGCAACCTAATGTTCTTCCATTTTTAGCAAACATACCTATATCAAGCCAACCATATGTATAATAACTTTTATATAAAACATTTGTTGCAATTTCATAATATTGATATTCTACTTTTTGTATCCTTAATCCCATATTGCTCTCAACAAATTTTACTTTTACAACATTGTTCTTGCCTTTAACCCTATCATAAACTTCTTGATTATAAATCACTTCTTTATCTTTTAAATTCTTACACAAATTCTCAAATTCTTTAAAACTACTTTGCCATTCAAGAGGCACAAAAGAATAGCTAAACCAAGCAATCATAAACAAAGGATAAGGTAAAAACAAATAAAACTTTTTAATTTTTTTATCAATATTAAAAAGTTTAAAGATAAGATAAAAGACAAGCTTTAAAAATAAATATACCCATATAGTAGAAAGTATAAATAAGCTAATCCATCCAAAGAAAGGAAAAGGGGAAAAGGTTAAAAGAGTTAAATAAGTAATATTATAAAAAGTTAAGATGGCAAGGAAAAGATAAAATAAAGTTTGTTTTATATTTTTAAAGAATTGTTTTTTAAAATCATTTGGTTTTTCTTTATGATTAAAATAATGATAAAGCTTATTTTTCATATTATTTTATCCTTTA includes:
- a CDS encoding Mbeg1-like protein, with protein sequence MCEKQAKYMKLYKYARICWASYSTGLNDGMFGKEGFGYVDSEMSKQRISKKQFLPTYFQALTQSSMLVFDAYNISFDEDNANEFVNRYEVLAFTQDNDTGFSATLFYDKEKDKFVVGFRGTETDIDEIEEILMDLVQDIALSLDGNLQSSALLDFLKQVDKIIKNENKNIVFVGHSLGGYLAQMAFIYCDKKHKDKLSFSPSEVYTFNAPSIYG